In the genome of Candidatus Desulfatibia profunda, one region contains:
- a CDS encoding HEPN domain-containing protein, whose product MVDPQVISEWLKKADEDFEFAVSVIEESTFYAQICFHFHQAAEKYLKSAIVGWGLEFKRVHDLPVLLKSCLTKDPDLQTLLNDCKLLNRFYLDTRYPVHWPTQYTKEEASKAKTAAQHIRDVIKNALMPFLSS is encoded by the coding sequence ATGGTTGATCCGCAAGTAATCAGCGAGTGGTTAAAGAAGGCGGATGAAGATTTCGAATTTGCTGTATCGGTCATAGAAGAAAGCACTTTCTACGCTCAAATCTGTTTTCATTTTCATCAGGCTGCTGAAAAGTACCTCAAATCGGCTATAGTCGGTTGGGGTCTGGAGTTTAAGAGAGTTCATGACCTGCCTGTGCTTTTGAAATCTTGCTTGACAAAAGACCCTGACTTGCAAACACTTCTAAATGACTGCAAGCTTCTGAACCGATTTTATCTTGATACACGCTATCCCGTGCACTGGCCGACGCAGTACACCAAGGAAGAGGCCTCTAAGGCAAAGACGGCCGCACAACATATCCGCGATGTGATCAAGAATGCACTTATGCCGTTTCTTTCTTCTTGA
- a CDS encoding nucleotidyltransferase domain-containing protein, with product MEQNEITAEIENITEQIIRKYNPLKIILFGSAARKEYDKVNDLDFLIIKEDVPIHGLARMRELDELIDRNIASDMLVYRPDEFEERIKLSDPFIKTILREGRILYG from the coding sequence ATGGAACAAAATGAAATTACAGCAGAAATTGAAAATATTACGGAGCAGATCATCCGCAAGTATAATCCATTGAAAATCATACTGTTCGGTTCAGCCGCACGGAAAGAATACGATAAGGTCAATGACTTGGATTTTCTGATCATAAAAGAGGATGTACCTATACACGGCCTTGCCAGAATGCGCGAACTGGATGAACTGATCGACCGAAATATCGCTTCGGATATGCTCGTTTACCGTCCGGATGAATTTGAAGAACGCATCAAACTGAGTGATCCGTTTATTAAAACCATTCTTAGAGAAGGCCGAATTCTTTATGGTTGA
- a CDS encoding ATP-binding protein — translation MNSKDYIPRTVESYIFDEELTARHMVFLAGPRQVGKTELARRLLFSKGCGALYFNWDDIATRQAYRMDSRFFESKARSLPVQDPWIVFDEIHKRVRWRDILKGTYDLFKDDFRFLITGSARLDLFRRSGDSLIGRYNLFHMMPLGLCEALEQPHAAESWLLSGFDQLARVFEEAVSNAGGPEFRKAYESLLHLGPFPEPFLKQSDRFCRKWHQDYISLLIREDLRDVSRVVELDKIENLVLLLASRIMAPLSMSNLAGELEVAHTTVKGWLEQLKRLYLIFPVRPWSKKISRGIRKEKKWYYVDWYYASEDSARLENMVASNLYRTCLALSDTGYGDFRLYFVRTLDKKEIDFLVTRDGVPILAVEVKSSGTDVSRSLRDRSRWFPKPATLGVQVTGEPNVCQKHPNATWLMSADRFLALMI, via the coding sequence ATGAACTCAAAAGATTATATCCCCCGGACCGTGGAGTCCTATATCTTTGACGAGGAGCTTACCGCACGACACATGGTTTTCCTGGCCGGTCCCAGGCAGGTTGGCAAAACCGAGTTGGCCAGACGATTGCTGTTTTCCAAAGGATGCGGTGCGCTCTATTTTAATTGGGATGATATTGCCACCCGGCAGGCTTACCGTATGGACAGCCGCTTTTTCGAATCGAAGGCTCGCAGCCTGCCGGTACAAGATCCCTGGATCGTGTTCGATGAAATTCACAAGCGGGTTCGCTGGCGGGATATATTGAAAGGGACCTATGATCTTTTCAAAGACGACTTCCGGTTTCTGATCACCGGAAGCGCCCGCCTCGATTTATTCCGGCGTTCCGGTGATTCCCTGATCGGACGCTACAACCTGTTTCACATGATGCCGCTGGGTCTTTGCGAAGCGCTGGAACAGCCACATGCAGCCGAGTCATGGCTTTTATCCGGTTTCGATCAACTGGCCAGGGTTTTTGAAGAAGCGGTTTCAAATGCCGGTGGGCCCGAGTTCCGTAAAGCCTATGAAAGTCTGCTGCACCTGGGACCCTTCCCGGAGCCGTTTTTAAAACAGTCGGATCGGTTTTGTCGAAAATGGCATCAAGACTATATCAGCCTGCTTATCCGGGAAGACTTAAGGGACGTCAGCCGCGTGGTTGAACTGGACAAGATTGAAAATCTAGTGCTGCTCCTTGCATCCAGAATCATGGCCCCCCTGTCCATGTCCAATCTGGCCGGCGAACTGGAGGTGGCACATACAACGGTGAAAGGATGGCTCGAACAGTTAAAACGCCTCTATCTGATCTTTCCGGTGCGGCCGTGGTCAAAAAAAATATCCAGGGGTATACGAAAGGAAAAAAAATGGTACTATGTTGACTGGTATTACGCTTCTGAAGACTCGGCGCGACTGGAAAACATGGTCGCATCAAACCTGTACCGCACCTGTTTGGCACTGAGCGATACGGGTTACGGTGATTTCAGGCTGTATTTCGTAAGGACCCTCGATAAAAAGGAAATCGATTTTCTGGTCACCCGCGACGGCGTACCGATACTCGCTGTGGAAGTCAAAAGCAGCGGAACGGATGTGTCGCGATCTCTGAGAGACAGATCGCGATGGTTTCCGAAACCTGCCACATTAGGCGTTCAGGTAACGGGGGAACCGAACGTGTGCCAAAAGCATCCGAACGCCACCTGGCTGATGAGTGCCGACAGATTTTTGGCGTTGATGATATAG
- a CDS encoding FHA domain-containing protein: MIIHYSLPLKPPKRFETDSNSIIFGRKPYPGQHVDIDLVEDEYVSRLHAGLTCKTGEYWIEDLGSVNGTWVNGVEIKAKTRLTPGDKVQIGWTMIDVRMQPAPSLSVSVSVPDPAPDFPAVVREPAEPMASTPDPGAAPESPSALIEQLERQRPISAADPVPSFFQKEPIPATEGTIVDLTQVSARPYAISAQGTADEMLAQSWRQLAVFNDLCQMLSAAETLDALVQILVEHLRQAIPNAQRGAVLLPDQRGELLLKAHWPPGDHSVSMTWIKRAYDRREPFIWSAAAESTAGNDTPQSAVYYRVRSAMYVPLMLGGQSLGVMYVDNYLTHEAFFGTDLELMRAIANQVAMFVRDHVLRKDLKRKEKLQSQLSRQFSPKIAERIFANGSRLQIGGERMDPVTILVSDVRNFTVLSARMEPDEVVRMLNEMFDAFVPIIFEHDGVVDKYIGDSVLAVFGSPEKDDRQCEKAVRAALEMQHAVHKLQEGRQVRRRPVFDVGISIHTGEVIHGFIGSAERMEYTVIGDTVNRASRYCDGAGAGEVVISKTVYERIYHLVNVQPKVIRTKHPEVEPDLEAFVVKGLKKGTPSCSG; this comes from the coding sequence ATGATCATCCATTATTCACTACCATTGAAACCGCCGAAACGCTTTGAGACGGATTCAAATTCAATCATTTTCGGGCGCAAACCTTATCCCGGCCAGCATGTCGATATCGACCTGGTAGAAGATGAGTATGTTTCCCGTCTGCACGCAGGCCTTACCTGTAAAACCGGTGAATACTGGATTGAAGACTTGGGCAGCGTGAATGGAACGTGGGTAAACGGCGTTGAAATTAAAGCGAAGACACGGCTGACGCCGGGGGATAAGGTGCAAATTGGATGGACGATGATAGACGTCCGGATGCAACCGGCACCATCCCTATCCGTATCCGTATCCGTTCCGGATCCGGCTCCGGATTTCCCCGCCGTTGTCAGGGAGCCGGCAGAGCCGATGGCATCTACACCTGATCCAGGTGCGGCACCCGAATCTCCCAGCGCTCTGATCGAGCAGTTGGAAAGGCAGCGACCGATATCCGCTGCAGATCCGGTGCCGTCATTTTTTCAAAAAGAGCCGATACCGGCCACCGAAGGAACGATTGTCGATCTAACGCAGGTATCGGCACGCCCGTATGCAATCTCCGCCCAAGGAACTGCGGATGAAATGCTCGCCCAATCTTGGCGGCAATTAGCAGTCTTTAATGATCTTTGCCAGATGCTCAGTGCCGCCGAAACCCTGGATGCTCTGGTGCAGATTCTGGTGGAACATTTGCGCCAGGCGATTCCCAACGCCCAGCGCGGTGCCGTTCTCTTGCCGGACCAGAGGGGAGAACTGCTTTTAAAGGCCCACTGGCCGCCGGGGGATCATTCCGTGAGTATGACCTGGATCAAGCGGGCTTACGACCGACGTGAGCCGTTTATCTGGTCGGCTGCGGCTGAAAGCACCGCCGGCAATGATACGCCTCAAAGTGCTGTTTACTATAGGGTGCGGTCGGCGATGTATGTCCCTCTGATGCTGGGAGGCCAGTCTCTGGGCGTCATGTACGTTGACAATTACTTAACCCACGAAGCATTTTTTGGCACCGATTTAGAATTGATGCGAGCCATCGCCAATCAGGTGGCGATGTTTGTCAGGGATCATGTGCTGCGCAAGGATCTGAAACGCAAAGAAAAACTGCAATCCCAGCTCTCACGGCAATTTTCTCCCAAGATTGCCGAACGAATATTTGCAAACGGCAGCCGCTTGCAGATCGGAGGCGAAAGGATGGATCCGGTTACCATCCTTGTCTCGGACGTGCGCAACTTTACTGTGCTTAGCGCCAGGATGGAACCGGACGAAGTTGTCCGGATGCTCAACGAGATGTTCGATGCCTTCGTCCCGATCATTTTCGAACATGACGGTGTTGTAGACAAATATATCGGCGATTCGGTTTTGGCTGTATTCGGCAGTCCCGAAAAAGACGACCGGCAATGTGAAAAGGCGGTTCGGGCGGCGCTTGAGATGCAACATGCGGTCCACAAACTGCAAGAGGGCAGACAGGTGCGCAGGCGGCCTGTTTTTGATGTAGGGATCAGTATTCACACCGGCGAAGTGATTCATGGTTTCATCGGGTCTGCGGAGCGTATGGAGTATACGGTCATCGGCGATACCGTCAACCGTGCTTCGAGGTATTGTGACGGCGCCGGAGCAGGTGAAGTTGTTATCAGTAAGACCGTATATGAACGCATCTATCATTTGGTGAATGTTCAACCCAAGGTGATTAGAACCAAGCATCCGGAAGTCGAACCCGACCTGGAAGCCTTTGTCGTCAAGGGGTTGAAAAAAGGGACTCCAAGCTGTTCCGGTTGA